The DNA region ttcttatttattagtTGGAGAGGCACGTGCTTGATTCTATGTATTTCTATGTttgataataatatatgtaattttttatttggcaaGTAAATAGACTTGTATTAAttctaaaaaagtaattttttttttttctttgaaagaaaaagtaattatgAATTAATGAGTATTTATATGGTTTATACATGGGTTCAACTAGATGACCCTGATTAGCAAATATTGTATCAAGTTTCAACCGAATTATTTCATAACCCATGGCCAACAATATAAACAagtcgagcttatacgagctgatCTCAAATTTGCTCGCGAACATATTCGCTCGCTTACAGCCGTACTTACAATGAAGGGCCATTCCTTTTCAGACAGACATCTGCTTTCTCTTTGTGTGATAAAAATCCTTCATATTTCTATTCAATCAGCTGCTGAGAGATGATGTATACacttgattttatatataatgaCCGCAATACCCCAAATCACCGTCAATAGTAATTTTGGCAGTAATTGAATTTAATCACGACTATAAAGTCTAAGCAGACAACACAAAAGTTATAGTTCAAAAACCAATCACATCTGCCCCTTCCAAATCCTTCAAAATCGAAATCATCCCTAGTTGTGCTTTAATGTAATTACTGTTAGAATATATCATCACTAATGATTTTATTAGATTGTTTAGCTCGTCAGTGCTAATTAAATTCTAAAGATACTAAATTACCCAAATTATACTGTAATCTCCTCCATTGAGATTACTGTATAGATCCtcctcttccaaaaaaaaaaaaaaaaaacctaatcaGCGACAGACCCAAAATTTTGGTTTAggagtcaattttttttttttaaaaaaaataatttatggaaaaaattaaatagtttaacaaaatttgataattgtataaaatatataaatgtaagctacaatttattttgtaacaagtagagttaatttatttaattgtcttCCGGGTTTGATCTCAATCACTAGGAAGGTAATgagcacatttttattttagcaacAATCATCTAGTGACATATTTGTTAAAGATGTCGAGACATGAGCTCTTTTAGAATTTAATCAAAGCTCAATTGAATCATTGTTATTCTCTATAAtcttaaataactaaaattatatatttcatagaattaaaaactatatatgtttttagaaaaattaatttaattgagaaatctaaatataaaatcttAATCAATATGTacctgaaattttttaaaaagagacGTAATTGTCAAAATGCAATTGATATGAATTGTTGACcgtcttgaagaaaaaaaaaaaatattacatttattaaacacttttatttatttatttaatatttatttgagGACCAAAACAATCCAACGGATACAACTTCATCCCGAAATTTAATCGCTTTAACGTCAGGCTTCTTGACCTCCTCCTTTGGAACAGTGACTGTAAGAACCCCGTTCTCCATGGACGTCTTCACCTCCTCCATCTTCACATTTTCCGGCAACCTGAACCTCCTCATGAACTTTCCGCTGCTACGCTCCACCCTATGCCACGTGTGGTTCTTGTCTTCCTTCTCCACATTCCTCTCTCCGCTGATCTGGAGGACTCTGTCATCTTCAATCTCCACCTTCACTTCCTCCTTCTTCAGCCCTGGAAGATCGGCCTTGAACATGTGTGCTTCTAGGGCCTCTTTCCAGTCGATTCTGGTGTTCACAAACGCAGAATTTTCCTGAGAAAGTTCGGAAAATGTGGGGAACGGGAAATCCTTGAAGGGGTCGAAGACGTTACTTCGTCAGCCACCGAAGAAACTTGGGATGATCGACATTCTCATTGCGATTTTGATGTTCGACGAAAGACTGTTAAAGAAATTAGGATTGTGTGGTTGATGAGAAAGCGTCTTTGAATTGCTATTGGTACTCTATGTGCTTTTCCGGAGGAGGGATAGATTGGGTATTTAATGTTATCAGAGGACCATTCTAGTATTTTCATGAGGCTTGCTAGAACATTCGTGAACAATTGTGGGTTTCCAAGAGGAGTCTTGACCGTAGTTTGTTTTCATGTTAGGCTTGGAACTCAGGGTTTGATATTCGTTATGGGCCCCCGTTACCTTTTATTGGGcccattactttaaaaaaaaaattacaataacattattattattattattattattatataatattttattttctgaccATAGACGAGCTAATAGAGATGattatgtcattttaattgcaaagatgttttgattaaattttttttttgtaaagatgCTTTGATAAAAACTAATTATTTGTTCTTTACATTGATGGTTGTGTTAAGTCAATATCATGTTATGTGGGTACATTGTAAAA from Corylus avellana chromosome ca10, CavTom2PMs-1.0 includes:
- the LOC132163539 gene encoding class I heat shock protein-like, which encodes MFKADLPGLKKEEVKVEIEDDRVLQISGERNVEKEDKNHTWHRVERSSGKFMRRFRLPENVKMEEVKTSMENGVLTVTVPKEEVKKPDVKAIKFRDEVVSVGLFWSSNKY